One Pseudoalteromonas sp. UG3-2 DNA window includes the following coding sequences:
- a CDS encoding YciI family protein, whose protein sequence is MLYMIYSTDAEGSLQQRLATRPAHLARLQELKQQQRLFAAGPLPAIDSEEPGEAGFSGSLVIAEFANLEEAKQWASEDPYIDAGVYTSSVVKPYKRVLP, encoded by the coding sequence ATGCTTTATATGATATATTCCACGGATGCCGAAGGCAGCTTGCAACAACGCCTTGCAACAAGACCTGCACACCTAGCACGGTTACAAGAGTTAAAACAGCAACAACGCTTATTTGCTGCAGGACCCCTTCCTGCCATTGACAGTGAAGAGCCGGGGGAAGCTGGGTTTAGCGGTTCTTTGGTGATAGCTGAATTTGCAAACCTTGAAGAAGCCAAGCAATGGGCCAGTGAAGACCCCTACATTGACGCTGGTGTTTATACCTCGAGTGTTGTAAAACCGTATAAACGTGTACTGCCTTAA
- a CDS encoding sodium-dependent transporter — protein sequence MSANREHFSSRLGFILAAAGSAVGIGNLVGFPVSATKNGGGAFLLIYALFVAFICLPVMMAEMAMGRKAQKDPYGAYKQLSNRDKKWSIAGFLAVLTPFMIAVFYMVITVWIFGFLTQTLMGNLDLLAQPGYFGTFINDQAVFLYMLVVGVIVNLILIGGVKEGIEKAAKLLMPALFVMLLGLVAYVLTLDNAMAGVRYYIVPDFSKMDASVLNGALSQAFFSLSLGMGILITYASYISKKDDIVGSSKMVAVTDSLVAFIAGLMVLPAIFSFNPDTDPTELSDSSVSMIFDYLPKLLLALQNDIGYVGASIVAGIFFLLVFFAAITSLVSIVEVPTATLMEEKNISRKKALIVLALTTGLLTILSTMSFGMVEWLTSFIYYGDAQKSFFDLVYDVFYDTILPLNGLMVCLFVTYRWKKSGLSEELAQGCDGYIGSFTEKYINFSLSTFIPVILLVIFVNTVATKYFAISLFGF from the coding sequence ATGAGTGCAAACCGAGAGCATTTTAGCTCGCGATTGGGTTTTATATTGGCAGCGGCAGGCTCCGCTGTTGGAATAGGAAACCTAGTCGGCTTTCCTGTCTCTGCTACGAAAAATGGTGGCGGTGCATTTCTACTAATTTACGCCTTATTTGTGGCGTTTATCTGTCTGCCAGTTATGATGGCGGAAATGGCCATGGGGCGTAAGGCACAAAAAGATCCCTATGGTGCCTATAAACAACTGTCTAATCGCGATAAAAAGTGGTCGATAGCGGGGTTCTTAGCGGTCCTCACGCCGTTTATGATCGCCGTATTTTACATGGTGATCACCGTCTGGATTTTTGGCTTTTTAACGCAAACGCTGATGGGGAACCTCGATTTACTGGCGCAGCCAGGTTACTTTGGCACTTTCATCAATGACCAAGCCGTATTCTTATACATGCTGGTGGTGGGTGTAATCGTCAATCTTATTCTAATTGGCGGCGTCAAAGAAGGGATTGAGAAAGCCGCTAAACTACTGATGCCAGCCTTATTTGTGATGTTGTTAGGCTTGGTGGCATACGTGTTAACGTTAGATAATGCCATGGCTGGTGTGCGTTACTACATTGTGCCTGACTTCTCTAAAATGGACGCCAGTGTGTTAAATGGCGCCTTATCCCAAGCCTTTTTCTCGTTATCGCTGGGAATGGGTATTTTAATCACTTACGCCTCTTACATTTCTAAAAAAGACGACATCGTTGGTAGTTCAAAGATGGTTGCAGTGACCGACTCGCTAGTGGCCTTTATTGCTGGTTTAATGGTACTGCCGGCCATTTTCAGCTTTAACCCAGATACTGACCCAACCGAGTTATCCGACTCATCGGTGTCGATGATCTTTGATTATTTGCCGAAACTGTTATTAGCCTTACAAAATGACATTGGCTATGTCGGCGCGTCAATAGTGGCTGGTATCTTCTTCTTATTAGTGTTTTTTGCGGCGATCACCTCCTTGGTGTCCATTGTTGAGGTGCCCACCGCGACGTTAATGGAAGAGAAAAACATTTCACGCAAAAAGGCGTTGATTGTGTTGGCACTCACAACCGGGTTATTAACCATTTTATCTACTATGTCGTTTGGTATGGTGGAGTGGTTAACTAGCTTTATCTACTATGGTGATGCGCAAAAGAGCTTCTTTGACTTAGTTTACGATGTTTTTTACGACACGATTTTGCCGCTTAATGGCTTGATGGTGTGTTTATTTGTTACTTATCGCTGGAAAAAGTCAGGATTAAGTGAAGAATTAGCACAAGGGTGTGATGGTTACATTGGTAGCTTTACCGAAAAGTACATCAACTTCTCTCTGTCTACATTCATTCCGGTCATTTTGCTGGTGATCTTTGTTAATACGGTCGCCACTAAGTACTTTGCCATCAGCTTATTTGGCTTCTAG
- a CDS encoding CPBP family intramembrane glutamic endopeptidase — protein MNASQYRWCELLVIFFILPMVAYQFRAHLSNWLFPALIILMAICTHLLLTDPHFKRFRLTSLGEFSTVKRRLFTTFFAGAMFSAMFYGLLSQGNWFALPLHSPLDWLMLLLAYPILSVLPQELIFRSYFFHRYKRILPSKNQRIILSAVVFALAHCVYDNWVAVALSFVGGLLFAYTYAHSRSLAVCVLEHSLWGLWMFTIGVGSYLDSGVQFS, from the coding sequence TTGAATGCTAGCCAATATCGTTGGTGTGAACTGCTGGTGATTTTTTTCATTCTCCCTATGGTGGCCTACCAATTCCGCGCTCACCTGAGCAATTGGTTATTCCCAGCGTTGATCATTTTAATGGCCATTTGCACTCACCTGCTGCTGACCGATCCACACTTTAAACGCTTTCGCTTAACCAGTTTGGGGGAGTTTTCAACGGTAAAACGCCGGTTGTTCACTACTTTTTTTGCCGGGGCGATGTTTTCCGCGATGTTTTACGGTTTATTAAGCCAAGGTAATTGGTTTGCCCTGCCACTGCACTCACCGCTGGATTGGTTAATGCTGCTGCTTGCCTATCCTATTCTATCAGTATTACCGCAAGAGCTGATTTTTCGCAGTTATTTTTTCCATCGTTATAAACGTATCTTACCCAGCAAAAACCAACGCATCATCTTAAGTGCTGTGGTGTTTGCCTTGGCACACTGTGTGTATGATAACTGGGTGGCGGTGGCGCTATCTTTTGTCGGTGGTTTGTTGTTTGCTTATACCTATGCCCATAGCCGTTCATTGGCAGTGTGTGTATTGGAGCATAGTCTTTGGGGGTTATGGATGTTTACCATTGGGGTTGGTAGTTATTTAGACTCTGGAGTGCAATTTAGTTAG
- a CDS encoding HU family DNA-binding protein encodes MNKKELVAKMANVSGLTKIDCQAALDAILHTTKKRLSEGDQMQFNGFGTFTLSYHPPKLGRNPQTGEEITIEGQNKILFKPAKALKEAIQS; translated from the coding sequence ATGAATAAAAAAGAATTAGTAGCCAAGATGGCCAATGTCAGCGGATTGACCAAGATAGACTGCCAAGCTGCACTGGATGCCATTTTGCATACCACAAAAAAACGCCTGTCCGAAGGGGATCAGATGCAATTTAACGGCTTTGGCACCTTCACATTGAGTTACCATCCGCCGAAATTAGGCCGTAATCCGCAAACCGGTGAAGAAATAACTATTGAGGGGCAAAATAAGATTCTATTTAAACCCGCCAAAGCCCTGAAAGAGGCAATACAATCATGA
- the trpA gene encoding tryptophan synthase subunit alpha — MKRYDAMFAQLKEKDQGAFVPFVTIGDPGKAQSLEVIKALIDGGADALELGIPFSDPIADGPVIQAANNRALAAQVNTQDCLEIIAEVRRYNSDIPIGLLLYSNLIFARGIETFYQQAKAAGVDSILVADVPLHEAKLFRQTAMEHDVAPIFIATPNASDDTLRECATRGRGYTYLLSRAGVTGTDTAAQMPANEVVTKLVEYHAAPALLGFGISEPEHVKAAIQSGAAGAISGSAVVKIIEQHLDEPKTMLFELKTFVERMKAATQV; from the coding sequence ATGAAACGTTACGATGCCATGTTTGCACAGCTAAAAGAAAAAGACCAAGGCGCATTCGTCCCCTTCGTCACCATTGGCGATCCTGGTAAAGCGCAGAGCCTTGAGGTCATTAAAGCGTTAATTGATGGCGGCGCGGATGCCCTTGAGCTCGGCATTCCCTTTTCCGATCCCATTGCCGACGGCCCAGTGATCCAAGCAGCCAATAACCGCGCTCTTGCTGCACAGGTAAATACCCAAGATTGCTTGGAGATTATTGCTGAAGTGCGTCGTTACAACAGTGATATTCCAATTGGCTTATTACTCTATTCCAATCTTATTTTTGCCCGTGGTATAGAAACATTTTATCAACAGGCAAAGGCCGCTGGGGTTGATTCCATTTTAGTGGCGGATGTGCCCTTACACGAAGCCAAGCTATTTCGCCAAACCGCCATGGAGCACGATGTCGCCCCTATTTTCATCGCCACGCCCAATGCCAGTGACGATACCTTGCGAGAATGCGCTACTCGTGGCCGCGGCTACACTTACTTATTATCTCGAGCTGGCGTCACCGGCACCGATACCGCTGCACAAATGCCTGCTAATGAAGTGGTGACTAAGTTAGTAGAGTATCACGCAGCGCCGGCACTACTTGGATTTGGTATCTCTGAACCTGAGCATGTCAAAGCGGCAATCCAATCGGGTGCGGCAGGTGCCATTAGCGGCTCCGCCGTGGTTAAGATCATTGAGCAACATCTAGATGAGCCAAAGACCATGCTGTTTGAGCTAAAGACTTTTGTCGAGCGCATGAAGGCAGCAACCCAAGTTTAA
- the trpB gene encoding tryptophan synthase subunit beta, with the protein MSNSAYFGDFGGMYVPELLVPALKQLEHEFEQAQQDPSFHQEFHQLLNEFAGRPTPLTKTRNLIKNPKVSLYLKREDLLHGGAHKTNQVLGQALLTKRMGKTEVIAETGAGQHGVATAIACSLLGLKCRVYMGAKDVERQQPNVFRMRLMGAEVIPVTAGSGTLKDAVNEALRDWSANYKTAHYLLGTAAGPHPFPTIVREYHKMIGEEAKEQILKAEGRLPDAVIACVGGGSNAIGMFADFIDDDSVKLIGVEPAGKGLDTKAHGATLCKGSKGILHGAYTYIMQTADGQIEESHSVSAGLDYPAVGPQHAYLHETGRAQYVGISDDEALEAFQTLSKHEGIIPALESSHALAYAIKYAEQQTEETIIVVNLSGRGDKDLAHVHQVLAERGAL; encoded by the coding sequence ATGAGTAATTCAGCTTATTTTGGCGACTTTGGTGGCATGTATGTGCCCGAGTTGCTAGTACCTGCGCTGAAGCAGTTAGAACACGAATTTGAACAAGCACAGCAAGACCCTAGCTTCCATCAAGAGTTTCATCAGCTGTTGAATGAGTTTGCCGGGCGTCCGACACCGCTCACCAAAACCCGTAACCTGATAAAAAACCCTAAGGTGTCGTTGTATTTAAAGCGCGAAGACCTACTCCATGGCGGTGCCCACAAAACCAACCAAGTATTAGGGCAAGCACTGCTCACCAAACGCATGGGTAAAACCGAAGTGATCGCAGAAACCGGTGCCGGTCAGCACGGTGTAGCCACGGCTATTGCTTGCTCATTATTAGGCTTAAAATGCCGCGTTTACATGGGTGCCAAAGACGTTGAACGGCAACAGCCAAACGTCTTTCGCATGCGCCTAATGGGCGCTGAGGTGATCCCAGTCACGGCGGGCTCAGGTACGTTAAAAGATGCGGTAAATGAGGCGCTACGTGATTGGTCAGCTAACTATAAAACGGCGCATTACTTATTGGGCACAGCGGCAGGACCGCACCCCTTCCCGACCATAGTACGTGAATACCATAAGATGATCGGCGAAGAAGCCAAAGAACAAATCTTAAAAGCCGAGGGACGCTTACCAGACGCGGTAATTGCCTGTGTCGGTGGTGGCTCCAATGCCATTGGTATGTTCGCAGACTTTATTGACGATGACAGTGTCAAGTTAATAGGCGTTGAGCCTGCAGGTAAGGGCCTAGATACTAAAGCGCATGGGGCAACCTTGTGTAAGGGCTCAAAAGGCATTTTACACGGTGCCTATACTTATATTATGCAAACCGCCGATGGCCAAATCGAAGAATCGCATTCTGTATCAGCGGGTCTTGACTACCCTGCTGTAGGCCCACAGCATGCGTATTTACATGAAACCGGCCGTGCTCAATATGTTGGTATTAGCGATGATGAAGCGCTGGAAGCCTTCCAAACGCTTTCCAAACATGAAGGCATTATTCCAGCATTGGAGTCAAGCCACGCACTGGCTTATGCCATTAAGTATGCCGAACAACAAACTGAAGAAACCATTATTGTGGTGAATTTAAGTGGTCGTGGCGATAAAGACTTAGCCCACGTTCACCAAGTATTAGCAGAGCGAGGAGCGCTATGA
- the trpCF gene encoding bifunctional indole-3-glycerol-phosphate synthase TrpC/phosphoribosylanthranilate isomerase TrpF has protein sequence MANVLEKIVADKAAELEIRKAAQPLASFIDKVEPSDRHFIAALAKPGTQFILECKKASPSKGLIRSHFDLDEIASVYRQYATCISVLTDEKYFQGSFDYLSTVRQQVEQPVICKDFFIDEYQVYLARLHGGDAILLMLSVLTDEQYQRLAKVANGLNMGILTEVSNEEEVTRALALDAELIGINNRNLRDLSTDLATTERLRKLIPADKVVISESGIYSHSDVKRLAPLCDGFLVGSSLMAEQDLTLACRRLILGENKVCGLTRSQDAEAAYESGAVYGGLIFYPKSPRYVDIDCAKGVIEGAPLNYVGVFVNAPIEQVSEYAQQLKLAAVQLHGNEDEHYIAALRKRLPLTCQIWKAQGVAAVLPKAMAGVDKHLYDTQTAAGSGGTGQVFDWSLLQQTSTQYILAGGLNPDNLQSATALGADGLDLNSGVEQAPGKKCAEKIAQAFSQIRKY, from the coding sequence ATGGCTAATGTGTTAGAAAAAATCGTTGCCGATAAGGCCGCAGAGCTTGAAATTAGAAAAGCGGCGCAACCTTTAGCAAGCTTTATTGATAAGGTGGAGCCCAGTGACCGCCATTTTATTGCCGCGCTGGCGAAGCCCGGAACGCAATTTATTTTAGAGTGTAAAAAGGCATCGCCATCAAAAGGCTTGATCCGATCTCACTTTGATCTCGATGAAATCGCTTCGGTGTATCGCCAATACGCCACTTGCATTAGCGTGCTCACCGATGAGAAATATTTCCAAGGCAGTTTTGACTACCTTAGCACCGTGCGCCAGCAAGTTGAGCAGCCAGTTATATGCAAAGACTTTTTTATCGATGAATATCAAGTGTATCTGGCTCGCCTGCACGGTGGTGACGCCATTTTATTAATGCTCTCTGTTCTCACTGACGAGCAATATCAGCGTTTAGCGAAAGTCGCAAATGGCTTGAATATGGGCATTCTAACCGAGGTGAGTAACGAAGAAGAAGTCACTCGAGCCCTCGCCTTAGATGCCGAGCTTATCGGTATCAATAACCGCAATTTACGTGATTTGTCCACCGACTTGGCTACCACAGAGCGACTGCGCAAACTGATCCCTGCAGACAAAGTAGTGATTTCGGAGTCAGGTATTTACAGCCACAGCGATGTCAAACGCTTAGCCCCTTTATGTGATGGCTTTTTAGTCGGCAGCTCACTGATGGCGGAGCAAGACTTAACCCTTGCCTGTCGCCGCTTAATTTTAGGTGAAAATAAAGTGTGTGGTTTGACTCGCAGTCAAGATGCCGAGGCAGCCTATGAGTCTGGTGCCGTGTACGGCGGGCTGATCTTTTACCCCAAGTCACCCCGTTATGTAGATATTGACTGTGCCAAAGGTGTTATTGAAGGGGCGCCGCTGAACTATGTCGGCGTATTTGTAAACGCGCCCATAGAGCAAGTCTCAGAATACGCCCAGCAATTAAAGCTGGCCGCGGTACAGCTCCATGGCAATGAAGACGAACACTACATTGCCGCACTTAGGAAGCGACTGCCGCTGACCTGTCAGATCTGGAAGGCTCAAGGCGTTGCTGCGGTGCTACCAAAAGCCATGGCGGGAGTGGACAAACATTTATACGACACCCAAACCGCAGCAGGCTCTGGAGGGACTGGCCAAGTATTCGATTGGTCGTTACTACAACAAACAAGCACACAATATATTTTAGCCGGGGGATTAAACCCCGATAATCTTCAAAGCGCGACGGCCTTAGGTGCGGATGGCTTAGATTTAAACTCTGGTGTTGAGCAAGCACCAGGTAAAAAATGCGCAGAAAAAATCGCACAAGCATTTTCACAAATTAGAAAGTATTGA
- the trpD gene encoding anthranilate phosphoribosyltransferase — protein sequence MEPLQLLLQQQHLSFGQAHSLFLNIMRGQLSEIELTAALMALKFKGETAAEIAGAAQAMRDNANHFDTLQLEVADSCGTGGDGSNTINVSTTAAIVASACGINMVKHGNRSVSSKSGSADLLKALGINIDMTPEQAQHCLTATGFTFLFAPHYHSGVKHAMPVRTALKTRTIFNILGPLANPAQPQVQLLGVYDPSLLLPMAETLQQLGTARAMVVHGSGTDEIALHGDTLVAEVNHDEIKQYTLSASDFGLENYSLAAIAGDTPQYNAKASLAILNGEGSAAHNAAIIANVAALLVLSDKASDFKQASEMVQEVLMTKQAMATLANIVEVSNG from the coding sequence ATGGAACCGTTACAATTACTGCTGCAACAACAACACCTCAGCTTTGGCCAAGCGCATTCCCTGTTCTTAAATATTATGCGTGGGCAACTTAGTGAGATTGAGTTAACTGCCGCCTTAATGGCGCTTAAGTTCAAAGGCGAAACTGCCGCTGAAATTGCAGGTGCAGCCCAAGCAATGCGCGATAATGCCAACCACTTCGATACACTACAGCTTGAAGTTGCAGACAGCTGTGGTACCGGTGGCGACGGCAGCAATACCATTAATGTCAGTACCACAGCGGCCATTGTTGCCAGCGCCTGTGGCATTAATATGGTAAAACATGGTAACCGCAGCGTTAGCAGCAAGTCTGGCTCTGCCGATTTACTCAAGGCCTTGGGGATCAATATTGATATGACACCTGAGCAGGCGCAGCACTGCTTAACCGCAACCGGGTTCACGTTCTTATTCGCTCCCCACTACCATAGCGGCGTAAAGCATGCGATGCCAGTGCGCACAGCGCTAAAAACCCGCACTATTTTTAATATTTTGGGACCACTGGCTAACCCTGCACAACCGCAAGTGCAACTGCTCGGGGTGTATGACCCCTCATTGTTGCTGCCAATGGCTGAAACGTTACAACAGCTTGGCACTGCACGAGCTATGGTAGTGCACGGCAGTGGCACAGACGAAATAGCCCTGCATGGCGATACCTTGGTCGCTGAGGTCAACCACGATGAAATTAAACAATACACCCTCTCTGCCAGTGACTTTGGACTAGAAAACTATTCACTTGCCGCCATTGCCGGGGATACGCCACAATACAATGCCAAAGCCAGTTTAGCGATTTTAAATGGTGAAGGCAGCGCTGCACACAATGCAGCGATTATCGCCAATGTCGCGGCATTGCTGGTATTAAGTGACAAGGCCTCAGACTTTAAGCAAGCCAGTGAGATGGTGCAAGAGGTATTAATGACAAAACAAGCCATGGCAACATTGGCAAACATCGTAGAGGTAAGTAATGGCTAA
- a CDS encoding aminodeoxychorismate/anthranilate synthase component II, with protein sequence MTKVYFLDNFDSFSYNLVDELTMLGLELVVYRNNIPAQTIFDKMHAETDPVILVLSPGPGSPSDAGCLLELIELCKGRFPMLGICLGQQALTQSYGGEVGRAGETVHGKSSLIEVDDHPVFAGLGKQFPVARYHSLMATKVPNSLQVIARYKNIPMAVYQGRDRIIGYQFHPESILTPSGAQLLKQSIAYLSA encoded by the coding sequence ATGACTAAAGTCTATTTTCTCGATAATTTTGACTCCTTTAGCTACAACTTGGTGGACGAACTGACCATGCTCGGGCTAGAACTGGTGGTGTATCGTAATAACATTCCTGCTCAAACTATTTTCGACAAAATGCATGCAGAAACCGATCCCGTTATCTTAGTGTTATCGCCAGGCCCAGGTTCTCCGAGTGATGCCGGTTGCTTACTGGAGCTCATTGAATTGTGTAAAGGACGTTTTCCGATGCTGGGCATTTGCTTAGGGCAACAGGCTCTGACCCAGAGTTATGGTGGTGAAGTGGGCCGTGCGGGAGAGACCGTTCATGGCAAATCTTCGCTGATTGAGGTCGATGATCACCCTGTTTTTGCAGGGCTTGGTAAGCAGTTCCCAGTGGCGCGATACCATTCTTTAATGGCCACGAAAGTGCCCAACTCACTGCAAGTGATAGCCCGTTATAAAAACATTCCAATGGCGGTTTATCAGGGCCGCGACCGCATCATTGGCTACCAATTTCATCCAGAATCCATTCTTACCCCCAGCGGTGCTCAGCTGTTAAAGCAAAGCATTGCCTATTTGAGCGCATAG
- a CDS encoding anthranilate synthase component 1: MIFSHITTTPGEVTSIRQRRDYIASPLSLYAGLDKPNSLLLESAEIESKDNVKSIVLVDSAIRFECNGDEVVATALSNNGAQLLPYLGQKVQNCDAQLQGTTLSLRYNSAAADIDEYSKLKADNAFSALRTCINEIQSNSDTPFAVFLGGVFAYDMVANFETLPEVPDGDNDCPDYVFYLAETLVVIDHQAQTTELIGNVFNGPDVHANCFEVGKQLEALNQQCDSVRPFRFERNHGQAEVKVNISDAQYCQQVEQLKENIINGDIFQVVPSRTFSLPCPDSLAAYQQLKQQNPSPYMFYMRDERFVLFGASPESALKYCEQSNQVEVYPIAGTRPRGKFSDGQINPDLDSRIELELRNDQKERAEHLMLVDLARNDVARISVAGTRHAKELLKVDRYSQVMHLVSRVVGQLKPDLDALHAYQACMNMGTLVGAPKVKAAELVRATEQQRRGSYGGAVGYLMGNGAMDSCIVIRSAFVKNNIAYVQAGAGVVFDSEPQSEADETRAKAMAVIKAVQSTFVEYSDD; encoded by the coding sequence TTGATTTTTAGTCATATAACGACCACACCGGGTGAGGTCACCAGCATCAGACAGCGGCGTGATTACATTGCCAGCCCACTGTCATTGTATGCTGGCTTAGACAAGCCCAATTCACTGCTGCTTGAATCAGCAGAAATTGAGTCCAAAGACAACGTAAAAAGCATTGTCTTGGTCGACAGTGCCATTCGTTTTGAATGCAATGGTGATGAGGTAGTGGCCACAGCGTTATCGAACAATGGTGCGCAATTGCTACCTTATCTTGGCCAAAAAGTGCAAAACTGTGATGCACAATTACAAGGTACAACACTGTCATTAAGGTATAACTCAGCGGCCGCAGACATTGATGAGTACAGCAAGCTAAAAGCCGACAACGCCTTTAGCGCCCTGAGAACGTGCATCAATGAAATACAAAGTAACTCAGACACGCCTTTTGCGGTTTTTCTTGGCGGTGTGTTCGCCTACGACATGGTGGCAAACTTTGAAACCCTACCAGAAGTGCCAGACGGCGATAATGACTGCCCTGACTATGTGTTTTACCTTGCTGAAACCTTAGTGGTTATCGACCACCAAGCGCAAACCACCGAGCTCATTGGTAATGTTTTTAATGGACCAGATGTCCATGCCAATTGCTTTGAAGTAGGCAAACAACTCGAAGCCCTTAATCAGCAATGTGACAGCGTGCGTCCTTTTCGATTTGAGCGCAATCATGGCCAGGCGGAGGTAAAGGTAAACATCAGTGACGCCCAGTATTGCCAACAGGTCGAACAGCTGAAAGAAAACATTATCAACGGCGATATTTTTCAAGTTGTGCCGTCTCGAACGTTTTCCTTGCCCTGCCCCGACTCACTGGCAGCGTATCAACAACTCAAGCAACAAAACCCCAGTCCGTATATGTTTTATATGCGTGATGAGCGTTTTGTGTTGTTTGGCGCATCACCTGAGTCGGCACTAAAGTACTGTGAGCAGAGCAACCAAGTTGAGGTGTATCCCATTGCTGGCACTCGGCCACGGGGTAAATTCAGCGATGGTCAAATTAATCCTGACTTGGATAGCCGCATTGAATTAGAACTGCGCAACGATCAAAAAGAACGAGCCGAACACCTGATGCTGGTTGATTTAGCCCGCAATGACGTGGCTCGCATTAGCGTGGCAGGCACGCGCCATGCCAAAGAGCTATTGAAAGTAGACCGTTACTCGCAAGTAATGCATTTGGTCTCCCGTGTGGTAGGCCAGTTAAAACCCGACCTTGATGCCCTGCACGCCTACCAAGCTTGCATGAACATGGGCACCCTCGTCGGCGCACCCAAAGTTAAGGCGGCTGAATTAGTCAGAGCCACTGAACAACAGCGCCGTGGCAGTTATGGTGGTGCAGTAGGCTACTTAATGGGCAATGGTGCCATGGATAGCTGTATCGTTATTCGCTCAGCGTTTGTTAAAAACAATATTGCTTACGTTCAAGCCGGTGCGGGTGTGGTGTTTGATTCCGAGCCCCAAAGTGAAGCCGATGAAACTCGGGCCAAAGCCATGGCAGTGATCAAAGCCGTGCAGTCAACTTTTGTGGAGTACAGCGATGACTAA
- the rnm gene encoding RNase RNM, with protein MIKYDLHCHTTFSDGRLDVAELLQRATEKGVDILAITDHDTIAAIAPARDYIGNNDLALELINGVEISTKWESFEIHIVGLNFDPEHPVLQSLLLEQQQKRELRAQEIGARLAKNGYDNVYQDAQALAKSAQITRAHFAQVLVERGVAKNIQGVFKKFLARGKTGYTPSNWCDIATAVEAIRAAGGVAVLAHPARYKMSNKWLRKLLSHFKAAGGQAMEVAQPQQPPTERQFLGRLSQEFELLASQGSDFHFPMPWVDLGRNLYLPKDCQGVWRHWGGSEE; from the coding sequence TTGATTAAATATGACCTTCATTGCCATACTACTTTTTCCGATGGCCGCTTAGACGTCGCTGAACTGTTGCAGCGAGCAACGGAAAAAGGTGTTGATATATTAGCAATTACTGATCACGATACCATTGCGGCTATTGCCCCTGCGCGTGACTATATTGGTAATAATGACCTAGCGTTAGAGCTTATAAATGGCGTTGAAATATCAACCAAATGGGAAAGCTTTGAGATCCACATTGTCGGCTTAAACTTCGATCCCGAGCACCCTGTGTTGCAGTCTTTATTGCTCGAGCAACAGCAAAAAAGGGAGCTTAGAGCTCAAGAGATTGGTGCGCGGTTAGCCAAAAATGGCTATGACAATGTTTATCAAGATGCGCAAGCATTAGCCAAGAGCGCACAGATCACCCGCGCTCACTTTGCCCAAGTGTTAGTCGAGCGTGGTGTGGCAAAAAACATTCAAGGGGTATTTAAAAAGTTTTTAGCTCGCGGAAAAACAGGCTATACGCCAAGTAATTGGTGCGATATTGCCACTGCGGTCGAAGCGATACGAGCGGCCGGAGGAGTGGCAGTATTGGCGCATCCAGCAAGGTATAAAATGTCGAATAAATGGCTAAGAAAGTTACTCAGTCATTTTAAAGCGGCAGGTGGTCAAGCAATGGAAGTGGCACAGCCACAGCAGCCACCAACGGAACGGCAGTTTTTAGGACGCTTAAGTCAAGAGTTTGAGTTACTCGCAAGTCAAGGGTCTGATTTTCACTTTCCAATGCCCTGGGTCGACCTCGGTCGCAACCTGTATTTACCCAAAGATTGTCAAGGGGTATGGCGCCATTGGGGAGGTTCAGAGGAGTAG